AGacgcaaaaagaaagagagagagagagagagagagagagagagagagagagagatggaaagGGAAAGTGGAAGGATGGAGAAGCCAAGGTGTTACTTGGATATCAGCATAGGAGGAGAGCTCGAAGGGAGGATTGTGGTGGAGCTCTATAACGACGTCGTGCCTAAAACTGTTGAGAATTTCAGAGCTCTTTGCACCGGCGAGAAAGGCATTGGGCCTCACACTGGTGTCCCCCTCCATTACAAGGTCCGTCCTCCTTTTCCTTTCTATGTTATGAGTGACTATCTGTTTATGTATTGTATGTATGTATGAATGCATGTGGGTATCTGGATTCTAGTTGATTCGTTGATGAAAAGACGTCGGTGTCCTTCGATGATAGTGGTCATACTGGGATTTTTAGCTATTGATATTGAATAAATTCTTTCGGATCAAAGTATTCATTTATGGGTTCTTGTTCATATTTTCTGTTGTTAACTTCCTTTCCGCCGTATTTTTTCATTTGGGTACTTTTGAGATTATTAAGGGCATTACAGTCTTTTGATTTTCCACTTGTTGCCCTAATGTTGGATAAGATTCTTGTTTTTAGTTGTTCTTTcgcaatctttttttttttctactttttttttttctgtgacTTGTAGACATGAAAATCTCATCTGGGTGTTAGTTGGTTTCTGTTCCGATGAGGCAAGGAGGTGAACATTTTGAGGAATTGTAATCTGTGCCCGTTTCATTTAATTTTGCTTTTTCAGGATGCTTTTTGTTTGTGTTAAAATATGATATTAGTTATGGATTCAGGTTATGGGCCATGGCAGGTAGTTATTGTCATTATATTTCTATCAACTATTTGGAACATTTCATTTgttagaattaaaattaaaatgaatgcaACGGTTGATTATCCTATTTAtcattatttgtttatttatttttctttgggtcgtCTGAATTTGGTGCTATTTGTGGATTGAAGTTTTGTGGTAAAAGTAGGTTTTGATGCTCTTGATTATTGTCAGAAATGTGTTTTTTTCCCCTATTAGGCTTAAAGAAATGGTTTCAGATATCGGAAGCTAAAAATTTTTTGCAGGTTTGACATTGATTTTTGTCATTTCTGATTCTTTCTTCATAAATTGGTCCACCTAATCTTGATGCTAAAACTGCCATTGATTACTCTTATTCAATATGACAACAAACTCatcataaaatttttcttttatgtaGCATATGGTGAAAAGTGATCCATACAGTCGAATCCAACTATTTTGCAATTAAGGCTTagctattgttgttgttgtttatAGAATGGTTATAAATGCACTTCAGAAGAGTATTGAAAGTTTCCTTTAGTTGATTTATACTTTATATAATTTGGATGTTAGGGATGTCGATTTCATCGAGTCATCAAAGGTTTTATGGTGCAAGGTGGAGATATCTCAGCAGGAGATGGTACCGGTGGTGAATCTATTTATGGCTTGAAATTTGACGATGAGAATTTTGAACTGAAACATGAAAGGAAAGGCATGCTATCCGTGGCCAATGCTGGTGCCAATACAAATGGATCCCAATTCTTCATAACAACAACCCGTACATCTCATTTGGATGGGAAACATGTTGTATTTGGGAAGGTTGTTAAAGGAATGGGAGTTGTTCGTTCAATTGAGCACGTCAACACTGGTGATGGTGACTGTCCTACTGTTGATGTTATAATTGCGGATTGTGGGGAGATTCCTGCAGGGGCAGATGATGGAATATCAAATTTCTTTAAGGATGGTGATATTTATCCTGATTGGCCAGCAGACCTTAGTGAGAGTCCTAATGAACTTTCTTGGTGGATGGATGCTGTGGATTCTATCAAGGCTTTTGGAAATGAACACTACAAGGTAATGGATTTCATAATATGGTTTGTGCTTGTTTTActgtttaattttctttttccaaAGTTTACATCAGAAGAAATTTTAACTTTAGCATGTGTCAGAACAAATGATAATTCAGTAATCAAATTGTGCTTTTGGACATTCTTTTTCTAAAATCTACTTTTTCAGAAGTTGAAGAAATCTTAGGCTGCTTATTATTttgcttcttttcattttttatttgtttCCTCCCCTCAACACATTTCTTATGTTGATAAAATACTAACTATTGATTACAGAAACAAGACTATAAGATGGCACTCAGAAAATATCGCAAGGCTTTACGTTATCTGGATATCTGCTGGGAGAAAGATGGGATTGATGAAGGTGAGCAGTCTGTTTTCTTATATATAATTTGTTTTACTTCAATGATTAATACCGCTAAGCCCATtgtatttcaatttaatttgaatgaatttcATTTTTCTTCCGGTGGCTGTACAGAAAAGAGCTCTTCTCTGAGAAAGACAAAGTCACAGATATTCACAAACAGCGCTGTAAGTTCTTTGTTCACTATTCTCTAGATTGTTTTGACTACTACTGACTGCTAAATACATTGGAAGACATATCATCAGGAAAGTGATATGCAATTGGAACAGTAGAAATACAGTTGTCAaagtttttttctttatttattgcaGCTTAATTCTATGCTACGTAAGAAAATCTGTCTTTCATGTTGTGGGGCGTTTTATTTGTTTGATAATACTGGAATGGATAAATAGTGGAAGTGCAAGTATGAATGTTGGCCAGAATGATAAAAGATGCATTGAAGAGCAGTGTGATGTCACAGTAATCTTTATTTGTCTGATAATAGCTGTTGTATAGTGAGATCAGAATTGGTTTTCAAAGTTTTGGCTCGATCTGTGTCTTATTTGAATACTACTTTTCTCAAGTAGCTGATATTTTGCTTGTTAGTACAGGCTTGCAAGTTAAAATTGGGAGATCTGAAAGGAGCATTGTTGGACACAGATTTTGCAATGCGTGAAGGAGATAACAATGTGAAAGCTTTATTTCGGCAGGGACAGGTTAACATCTGTTATTGGCAATGATTTCTATATCCCATGTGTTGTTTATTCCAAGCATGCATATTGCATGTGTAGCCCCCATCCTCCTTTATCCCATGTGTTATTTATTGCAAGCATGCATATTGCATGTGTAGAAAGTGTTGCGACTTTTTTGGTTTTTATTGTTTCTGATAATAATGGATTCCTATTCTGTATTCTTTAGGCACACATGGCTCTTAATGACATTGATGCTGCTGTTGAAAGCTTCAAGAAGGCCGTGCAGTTGGAGCCAAATGATGGTTAGTGATCAAATAGGCCTCTGCTTCACATGGAAATTTTTTTGCTGTTTTATAATGAATTTGCTCAGCAGATTTATCATTTTGACCATATCATATACTGGATTAATCAAATTGTTTAATAGGTAGCACATTTGTTATTTAAATGAAATCTGTTGAGACTAGCTGATGGTTTAGTTTTGTTCTCTGGTACCTTTCAGCTGGAATAAAAAAGGAGCTTGCAGCTGCTAGGAAGAAGGTTGGTAGATTAAATTAAATCTGTTACATCTTATAGCAACAAATGCTTATGTTCAGCCGGGTAATGAACATTTCAACTTCTTACAGATTAACGATAGGCGTGATCAGGAGAAAAAGCAGTATCGGAAGATGTTCCAATAGTACTTACCTTTCCAATTGGTATGTGAATTGatcttttgaaaattattttcccCCCTTGTTGCTTAAAATTGGGAATTGCCAAGTGATGGTTTTGATACAGGCTGCTGATTCCTTAAATGTTCAAAGCATCAGATTTCTTGTGATATTTCATAGGGTGGTGGACTCAACTGGTTCAGGCCTTTTTTTGTTACAAAACTCTGTTATTCTGGAGTGAGTATTAGGTATTTGGCATTCAGCTTCTGCATTTTGTATATTTTTTTCCTAGTTCAAACACGTTGACAAATTAACCTTTTTTGACATGCAATCTTGTATGCTTGATTCTTCTTTACTTAAGGGCTACATGGAATGCATCCTTCTGATATTCCATCTTTTACTTTTTCAGGTTTTGTTAGAGAGCAGGAGAATCTTAGCAAAGTCAACTGTAAAAATCAGATGCTTGAACCAATTCTTGTTAGAGTTTCCATGGACGTTCAATTAGGAAAGTAGGTTTAGTGAAACTTGAAACTGGTTTATATGGAGGAATTACTACTTCTTGTTGTCATGTTCCAGGAAAAATTTGAGAATAAAAGAAAAACGTTTTTGACTTTAGCCAGAcgagtattttcttttcttttaatggTGGGGTAATCTTTTGGGCTATTTCATCTATCATCTGTCAAAGAATATTAGTTGCATTAATTTAGCCTGTTGATAATATTCCAGTCTAATGTTTCATGCTCATTTCTAAGGTTTCAGTTTGATAGCGTGATCATCCTCTTATTGAACCTTTTTGCGAAAATGCAGCATTGCATGAAACATGGCCCAATGGGCAAAAATACAAAGGTTCAGTAAAAGAACAAGATTGTCAAGTAAAGACTCAAAGCCTTATTCTAGCCAAACCCACAAAATTAAACTCGGTCTAGGAGTCTCGCTGAAGCAAAACACCTAACCCTATAGAGTGTATAGAGTCACCACTAAAGGCTGTTGCCGGAGATAGAACCCATACAAAGCCACCATTAGCTGTTATTGGAAATAGAATGAATTAGCAGGCTGATACTATCACACTACCTCATTAGGCAGGACAACAATTGCTGATCAAAAGTATTACCTTGGACATCAAATTAATCAGGTGCTAGATCATTTGTCATgttttacccctttgtaaggtatgacatgttcccgtagcatatctAATAAATTATTAAACTTCACCTCATGATAATCTATtaaaatatactacaaaggattttaaaaaaaattcaattcattttaaaatttgaaGTGATAATAAATGGTTATTGAAATGCTTTTAAATAAGGTTTATGCCgtaaattttgttttgaattaattaggtatttttagaattttacaaaaatttcggcatgaTAACGGTTAaaatttaagaaaacagttcttcttttcacaaaaaaaaaataatttataatagtgCACAAAATTAAGTCTCAATATTTCCATCATTTCACAAATCATCTTTCTCATTCTCATCTCAAAAggaatcaatatttattcatgaaAATCAAGGGAGTTTATGTTATCATAATTTACATAGTTAAAGttacaaaagaaataaaattacaatatttataaacTCAAAATGTTATACAAGACttcttatacaactgcttaatacaactcaactcaactcaattaagttttatcccaaaaatttagggttgactatatgaattctctttctccactctaaacgatttttggttaagatacaactgctcaatgtctataCAAATACatataaatacaaaatatatcaaaataatttacaactgtaTACCTAGTATATACCCGGGACCAAATCACAATTGCTCCAACTACTGCTACCAGTAAGCTACTTAGCAGTCCTCTCTTTACTCTTGCCTGCGACATCATAaacaagccatcgctgagtattatacttagtggtgcacaacataaaactTCAAAACTcaatataaatcataatttatcaaactTAATCAATCATAATTTCAAACACATGAAAACTATCACAATATTTCTAAATCAaagaattatttaataaaatcacattttattccaaacaatcatAAAACACAAATGTTACTGAAAATCACACAGTTtagaatataacacaaattttcaagtcgtcccaataaccaaaggctaatggggaacacaagggctagctagcatatatatgagtactcatccaagttGTCCTCAACTAGCAACACACCTCtccaaccagagagggaaaacaaATTTAAGtcatctcactaggcaagctagtgaagaatacaaatcacatagttatgtcaactgtggtttcaaaccatattcaaacaatttccaTTCACCAAAATGTATTTaccttgtaacacccttatgtttatTAGTTTTATACATTTTAttgtttcggtgatcagtgtcaGTTCGGACAATCAAGGGgcttagaactatatttaagtcacctagaaaagccacaGACAAAAATTAATAGCAGTTACATGAAGgtaaaatagaaattaaaaaaacaagGCATAATGGATTAAATGAACtaaggccacagcgatgggtgaccgaaccggtaagtgactgtgaggtcagtcgcTGCCCTATTTTCGAGTAGGACCTTATGGCACCTCAGATCTAAAGATTTTTGCGaagctaatggtaatgtgaaaatcacagaaaagaatagagaaccagctcaaataattgaaCCAGAGTTCTGGAAGCATTTCAGTGCTATTACAAAAACGGATTAGACTGCTAAggggcaaaatggtcaattcacccttagaggtgactttctgcctaaatgtccaataaaatgtaggaaattaaaattatgaaaaatagattaaaagtggAGAGGTTAATGgaggaaaggaaaaagaaaagaatagaaaaaggTAAATTATGACATAACCATTAGATAAGCATggtgtaataaaaatttataaattatatttttgaaattatgGGATAATTACTACATAAAGggacaaataaagaaaaaaaaattaaaatttcaatcttcttctttgaGGTACCATCCACCTTTCTCTCACCTTTCTCTCTCATATTTCTTCCTCCATTGATAGgggttaaaagcttgaattttctTAACTCCCTCCCATAATTTCCCTAAATTCCAATACCACAATCCATCCTTAGGCCTAGATAAACTATTTGGGAACAAGAAGGAAtagaaaaaattgaagaatttggaGCTTTGGAAATTCAAGAAAGAGGTAAGTAAATCCAAACTTTCTTTTTGAATAATTGAGTAAATTGAAGTGGAAATGGATGAATTTATATTGAGAAACTTGAAAAAAATGCATGATTGGGAGGAGAAGAAATTTTGGCTAGCCTTGGATTTGAGGAGAATTGAAGTGTTTCAATCTAATTAGACTTGTATTCATACCTAAAGGACTAAGGATAGGTGATTAGTATGCTTAAATTGAGTGAATTAtgacaattagaaattagggttcttggcaattGGGAAATTAGGGAAAATTTAGAGATTTTGGTGAATTGATGCTTAATTGATATAATtgatgcttaaattggtcaattggtgtgtttaTGAGTGTGATTGAAGGCATGTAATGAATTGAAGTGTAAATGCGGTAATGTTCaaatctggacagcttgaccttGGTCCACTCAAATGGCCATTACTGAAATTCTGTTTCTCCAATTAGTGTGGGGCCAATTAGAGATgagcaacaattttcatgcagaaaccttaCCCTAAAAATGATGACAAGTTGGtgtaaaatttagttaaatctggATTAAGTACCCTGCCACTGGATAAAACTGACTATATgcacagtacatgttcaaatgatcataatttggtgtagaaaagtccaaatgacctaatttttataccattggaaagcttagacatagtagaacaactttcatgaagaacacaaactcaaattctgaccataacctggtCAAATtgacaaccaaacttaggtcactaaATCTGTCAGAcctaaatttgcccagaatttctaggttTTGACCAAtttggccagccttagtaaaaatagcataacttgagctacaaaacaccaaatggagtgtTTCAAAAAGGCAATTAAATATAagatattaaggaacaactttgatgaagaaaagttaatcAAATTTTGTAATCCATCtctggcccatgggcctcacttgtcccttgggaggtttcattcccaaaagcgcgtgaggaaggctcccacatatatggcccaaatcttttcttcatgTGGGACACGGTTTTCACccgttgaacaagcacgtcccaaccccatgtcgtgacaagcccacctcGCACCACACATACCAAAAAtgtctagtgatattgtccgctcgccctcacggttttaaaacgcgtcactaggggttatgaaccaccaacttataaaccctctctccgtgttttgtcgatgtggatttgcctaggtgttacaatccacccccttatgggactcttgccccaccatcgctcaaggttgcaataccacaaatgtaatggccactAGTGAAATTGTCCGCAGCCCTCACGCTTTAAAGCGcgccactaggggttacgaaccaccaacttataaaccctctctccgtgttttgtcgatgtgggatttgcctaggtgttacaatccacccccttatgggactgtttgccccaccatcgctcaaggttgcaataccacaaatgtaatggcccggcccactagtgaaattgtccgctcttggctgaagccctcacggttttaaaacgcgtcactaggggttacgaaccaccaacttataaacccagcatctctcccgtgttttgtcgatgtgggatttgcctagggtgttacaaattttcactgtagataggtccaatggaacagtaaatccaagtgaccaaaactgaaattttggaaacTCTCTTAGGGAGTTTGACATttaaattggcaatcaatgccaatataattataacccaaaatgtggtatgtggaggtaattagaattagcatacCTATTAAgattgagaaagtcaatattttacccAATTAGTCAAATGAATGGTAATtaccataacaaaaatataaagaaCTCAACTTATAGGACTATATAAGTAAATGGGGAATGCAAAATTCAATTGTTGAAATTATTCTTAGAAATAATTTCGATAGgcattgaaacactttaattttgtgtttcagtggaaaaagagACCGTAAAAGATAAGGAAAAAGTGAGTTAAAGCAGAGAGGCGACTCATTCGAGATTTGTACACAACTAATTTTGTTTAagtgattttatttttgtaatTGAGTTGAATGAGTTGTAACTATAAATTGCTTTGGTTGCAATTTATGATTTTCTCcttgaatttatttaattatgtgttgccaaccctataagggAAATTTCTTTGAATGAAATGTGTTATGTGATTTGAAATgcaattatttgaatgaaatttttATGAATTGGTTTTTAAactacagttagcatgacagtcccgtttggaactctccagtagtaactGCTATTAGGGGTTTGGCAATTAAAATtgcttatgtctcccattaatcacggttagtggggtaagactatatgagtactcattagctagccaaCCTTTCccttattaataacggttagtgaggtgatttgctttatcgtggtgtaaaacatgacattgatcgtgaaattttatgtcatgatcTAGGCTGTATGTTCTTAGCAACACCTTTTTCTTTGagatttgtgaaatatgattgaaaTGATGGTTTTTAGTGATTTGATAATTTGATATGTTTCATTATTATGAAAACTTTGATTTGttatgaattgatttattttattttataatattttgtttATATTAGTTGTACACATTGGGTAaaattactcagcgatggcttttcttACTGTCGTAGATAGAAAaaaggataaagcagcagagtgagctgcttggAACTGAGATtagagtttattttggatttattccgGGTATATCAGTTATACccctttgtaaattttcttttgatcTAAATTAAATTGTATGTATCCATATGTGAacgttgagcagttatataaaaaatatactatcattttggttaatgtaaatttttataatataaacttgtttattttatttataaatgcaGTAGTTAAACTTCTTTGGGAATTCTATAAATTGTGGTTTTGCTTGAAATTGTGTTGAATTGAGAATGGATGGTGATGAGTATAAATGGAGTTGTGGGAATTAtaaatattgggagtatttttaacacatttttaagaactgttttctccaattttagctggcattctgccgaattttttgtaaaattttcgaaaatcctaatttaataaaaaatttaatttatgacctAAACTTCAATTAATGTTTTGAATAATTATTCAATATTACCCaccattttaaaaataaatgaaaattattttaaaattccttgtagtatatttaatgggttatcggtaggtgaagttcagcaatttattaggtatactacgggatcatattatgccttacggaaggaTAAGGTATGACATaccatttcacaatcacatttcattcaaaacaaatatccAAAAGGGGTTGACAACATACAATTTctcaaaacacttcaaatttcattcaaaatcGGCTCACCTCCTGCTACAATGGTACAAAATGGCCAACATCTGCCTTTCTAAAATTATAAACTCATTTTACAAAATTAAAGTGCTCATTCAAGCCATTTACAATTTAAAAACAAAGGGAGagtttagttgtgcacaaacctctttatacTCCTTTTACTTAGTTTAATTTTTCCACTCTTTAGGAGGCtccttttctactaaaaatacacaatggAAATGTCTTaatacttatcccaattatctACAATAACAAATCAAATGAATGCCTAAGTTACTTATGCAAATTCAAGGAGTTTGGGTTCTAGACAATTTTATGCCCTgacttttgaacccaatttcaacctagttctagtcataatttggtgaggtgttcttcatgaaagttgttcctctatgtcttagttttatttttcaatttgaatcactcaatttggagttctggatctcaagttatggccaaaacattaaACACTGTTCCAAGGGTCATATCCTGAAATTTCATGTTTTCTAGATTTATATCCTAATTTTTCATTCTATATCCGagcatcttaagctcataatttggccctgACCCCTAAAACAATATTTTAGGTCTTTGTCTGAGGTTtcgaaatcattttgaatcacttcaattggagttttgtagaggaagttatggcctaatAACCATTTAGAGGTTACAAGGCTAATTAGCTAAGGAGCAGGAATTCTAGATTTAGGATTCTTGACttatcccaataattattttatctttccctaagaactgggttctggtcaaaacataaaattttTGGTTCAATGTCTTATGAGAACATTGGctttagaatcacctaatttgtatttttgtaacctaagttatgacaattttgccaaaactggtcagatgATTCATTGTTCATGATTTCCAGGTTAGTCCAGAATCAGGACAGATTTGCTGAACCAATTTTGTCTAGAAATTTGATCAACTTAGGATCATAATTTGGCTTtatggtcttcataagaattgttctcctatgtctcaggttttcATTGGTTCAAGTATCACCTAATTtaaagttttctagagtgagttatacctaatttactaagtactattcatttaatcattttttGTCTGGTCCAGAATTACAATCCGGATTCAAACCAAATTTAGGGCAACCTATGATTAGTTTCTGGACAAGGTGTCTGCATGAAATTTCTaccattatgtcttaggtttcattaattggcctcacactaattggagctatgtaacttaatttatacccattcaaacctactggactcaagggTCCAGAATTCCAGCAACTTAACACACTACAATTCCATCAATTCCTTCATTAA
The Hevea brasiliensis isolate MT/VB/25A 57/8 chromosome 15, ASM3005281v1, whole genome shotgun sequence genome window above contains:
- the LOC110645593 gene encoding peptidyl-prolyl cis-trans isomerase CYP40, with amino-acid sequence MERESGRMEKPRCYLDISIGGELEGRIVVELYNDVVPKTVENFRALCTGEKGIGPHTGVPLHYKGCRFHRVIKGFMVQGGDISAGDGTGGESIYGLKFDDENFELKHERKGMLSVANAGANTNGSQFFITTTRTSHLDGKHVVFGKVVKGMGVVRSIEHVNTGDGDCPTVDVIIADCGEIPAGADDGISNFFKDGDIYPDWPADLSESPNELSWWMDAVDSIKAFGNEHYKKQDYKMALRKYRKALRYLDICWEKDGIDEEKSSSLRKTKSQIFTNSAACKLKLGDLKGALLDTDFAMREGDNNVKALFRQGQAHMALNDIDAAVESFKKAVQLEPNDAGIKKELAAARKKINDRRDQEKKQYRKMFQ